A region from the Spirochaetaceae bacterium genome encodes:
- a CDS encoding YkgJ family cysteine cluster protein codes for MEDFYKDGLHFSCITCSNCCRNEAGYVFLSKTDLFNLTGQLNIDEAAFLNNYCRTVNTFDEVQLSLLEKDNHDCIFWSADSKDCTVYAARPLQCRLYPFWPSMLKADVWQKAKSSCKGLDNGEFYSKEQIELLLKQREAEPLITLNN; via the coding sequence GTGGAAGATTTTTACAAAGATGGCCTACATTTTAGCTGCATAACGTGCTCTAACTGCTGTCGCAACGAAGCAGGTTATGTTTTTTTAAGCAAAACCGATTTATTTAACTTAACCGGCCAGCTTAATATTGATGAAGCCGCTTTTCTTAACAATTATTGCCGTACCGTTAATACCTTTGATGAGGTGCAGCTGTCTTTGCTGGAAAAAGATAACCACGACTGCATCTTTTGGAGCGCCGATAGTAAAGATTGTACCGTTTATGCGGCAAGACCGCTGCAATGCCGCCTTTATCCCTTTTGGCCATCTATGCTTAAAGCCGATGTATGGCAAAAAGCAAAAAGCAGCTGTAAGGGGCTAGATAATGGTGAGTTTTATAGCAAAGAACAAATTGAGCTTTTATTAAAACAACGTGAGGCCGAACCATTAATCACCCTGAACAACTAA
- a CDS encoding NAD(P)-dependent oxidoreductase, with translation MDFDVIEEAKRCLQCGKPLCKKGCPANTAIPEVINLLQDHKIEEAGRVLFENNPLSMVCGLVCNHEKQCEGSCVLARKGNTVHFGSIEHYISSFYINLPVKVRPQNTGPLIAIIGSGPAGLTIAIKLAEMGYRVTIFEAHEKIGGILQYGIPSFRLPKDILAYYHKRLIEMGIKIRFNVVVGVGGLTVDDLFRDGYKAIFMGTGVWRPITLGIEGESLGHVHFAINYLKNPESFSLGNRVVIIGAGNSAVDVARTALRQGSREVGLYVRSAAKHLKSTKSEIEHALTEGATLNDCHRPLKITDEGVMFIKTETIEDEEGKVLAVNDIPGSDYLVKADSVIIAISQGPRSFIVDSTKGIGVDKKGLVQVAEGGQTSRAGVFAAGDVATGAKTVVEAMQQAKITAMQIDEYVRGFNE, from the coding sequence ATGGATTTTGATGTTATCGAGGAGGCAAAACGTTGTCTGCAATGTGGTAAACCGCTTTGTAAAAAGGGTTGTCCAGCCAATACGGCCATTCCAGAGGTGATTAACCTCTTACAAGACCATAAGATAGAAGAAGCGGGGAGAGTGCTTTTTGAGAATAACCCTCTTTCTATGGTGTGCGGCCTTGTTTGTAACCACGAAAAACAATGCGAAGGCAGCTGTGTTTTAGCACGTAAAGGTAATACCGTGCATTTTGGCAGTATCGAGCATTATATTTCTTCTTTTTATATTAATTTACCTGTTAAGGTTCGTCCCCAAAATACAGGGCCGCTTATTGCTATTATTGGCAGCGGCCCGGCCGGGCTAACTATTGCCATAAAATTGGCCGAAATGGGCTACAGAGTTACCATTTTTGAGGCGCATGAAAAAATTGGCGGGATTTTGCAATATGGTATTCCTTCTTTTAGGTTGCCTAAAGATATTTTAGCTTATTACCATAAGCGCTTAATAGAGATGGGGATAAAGATACGTTTTAACGTAGTGGTGGGTGTAGGTGGCTTAACCGTTGATGATTTATTTAGAGATGGTTATAAAGCTATTTTTATGGGTACAGGTGTGTGGCGGCCCATCACTTTAGGTATAGAGGGTGAAAGTTTAGGGCATGTCCATTTTGCCATTAACTATTTAAAAAATCCTGAGAGTTTTTCGCTTGGTAACCGAGTGGTAATTATTGGCGCAGGCAATTCGGCCGTTGACGTGGCGCGTACGGCGCTTAGGCAAGGCAGCCGTGAAGTGGGTCTTTATGTAAGGTCGGCCGCTAAACATCTTAAATCTACTAAGAGTGAAATAGAGCATGCTCTTACGGAGGGAGCTACCTTAAATGATTGTCATCGTCCGTTAAAGATTACCGATGAAGGTGTTATGTTTATTAAAACAGAGACTATTGAAGACGAAGAGGGTAAAGTACTGGCCGTTAATGATATTCCGGGCAGCGATTATTTGGTAAAAGCCGATTCGGTTATTATAGCTATTAGTCAGGGGCCGCGTAGTTTTATTGTGGATAGCACTAAAGGTATTGGTGTAGATAAAAAAGGCTTAGTGCAGGTAGCAGAGGGTGGGCAGACCAGCCGTGCAGGTGTTTTTGCCGCCGGCGATGTGGCTACTGGGGCCAAAACTGTGGTAGAAGCTATGCAGCAGGCCAAAATTACCGCTATGCAGATAGATGAATATGTGCGTGGGTTTAACGAGTAA
- the greA gene encoding transcription elongation factor GreA codes for MSDTLLERINGILTEEMWTRQALLDCTVQQFESFELLLNEAYTTGKAAEVKALCDEKIGENKSSVLAMYLSGIIAWERDQLEDADLLTLIAKFSEANKWLIVEYIAQKMLKSGENKVVLRALAKSYEKQDNEPARYLTLERLAKLDYEDTELVTELARYYEAKGNTDEAVSYYKKASYRYINRKLFAGLYEVWQKLLVYCADSDDLFNSLILKAEKTMEPAKVIELQKLLLNHYKEQGKWDLAITTLKKLLNFNSKDSGSRKLLIECYREKYKDSKRYEECLAISNLAQNWKPVQEAIDSFEKHIKLDKNRFVYHRTWGVGRIKEMAEDNVIIDFAKKRGHTMSFEMAVSSLLSLDDNHIWVLKATVPRDKLRERFKKNPALALKVIAASFEGKSDMKKVKAELSPTDSEGILSNSEWSSFSSEARKILKTDSEFGNVASKGDSFTLRTSPASLEEKLSNNFKSETNFFKRIIILEEFLQAAEAGNEYFDDMFNYFFNYLKAPITSEQVVASYLLVQKLLKTTVVSVTLPYSFNDLCSDIDDIEATFAKLESVNLKEDFLQLVLRNLDNWQELFIMLLPQYPSATIINELKRVGRNEEIKKAFSLITERYRLSYEPFFWLAEHVHNSEDRYEIKLEKVAINLIHLLDITARNVTQKRDLAGSKRYYRQLLTILFKNGLLYTVIEEGDEELANRLYGLLSDVNEIDGNYLNELANQIKDKHPNLKLVKTTIRQKSEAAKSSSRAAGPVWATEKSYLEKSAELKNLTEVEIPKNSAEIGEAIKKGDLKENAEYIFGKERQEQLQQEVGRLQKDLGNLRIFEEANVDTKQVSFGTVVTLQITGGKKKEVYTILGPWESNPDKKILSYLAPFAEKLLGAKMGESLAFTLNDRRYKYDVIEITKANF; via the coding sequence ATGTCGGATACCTTGTTAGAGCGCATTAATGGTATTTTAACCGAAGAGATGTGGACACGCCAAGCTTTGCTTGATTGTACTGTGCAGCAATTTGAAAGCTTTGAGCTATTACTTAACGAAGCTTATACTACCGGTAAAGCGGCCGAAGTAAAGGCTTTATGTGATGAAAAAATTGGCGAAAATAAAAGCAGCGTACTGGCTATGTATCTCTCCGGGATAATAGCTTGGGAGCGAGATCAACTTGAAGATGCCGACCTTTTAACTTTAATAGCCAAATTTAGCGAAGCAAATAAATGGCTGATTGTAGAGTACATTGCTCAAAAAATGTTAAAGAGCGGTGAAAATAAGGTAGTGTTAAGGGCTTTAGCCAAAAGTTACGAAAAACAAGATAACGAGCCGGCGCGTTATCTTACCTTAGAGAGGCTTGCTAAGCTTGATTACGAAGATACCGAGCTGGTAACCGAGCTGGCCCGTTATTACGAAGCTAAAGGTAACACCGATGAGGCGGTTTCTTACTATAAAAAAGCCAGCTACCGTTATATTAACCGTAAGCTTTTTGCCGGCCTATACGAAGTATGGCAAAAATTGTTAGTTTATTGCGCCGATAGTGATGACTTATTTAACTCGCTTATTTTAAAGGCCGAAAAAACTATGGAGCCAGCTAAGGTTATAGAATTGCAAAAACTATTGCTTAACCACTACAAAGAGCAAGGGAAGTGGGATTTAGCTATAACTACCTTAAAAAAATTACTTAACTTTAACTCTAAAGATAGCGGCTCGCGTAAATTACTTATCGAATGTTACCGCGAAAAATATAAAGATAGTAAACGTTATGAAGAGTGTTTGGCTATTTCTAATTTAGCTCAAAATTGGAAGCCGGTGCAAGAGGCGATTGATAGTTTTGAAAAACATATTAAATTAGATAAAAACCGCTTTGTTTACCATCGCACTTGGGGGGTAGGCCGCATTAAAGAAATGGCCGAAGACAATGTTATTATCGATTTTGCCAAAAAGCGCGGCCATACCATGAGCTTTGAAATGGCAGTAAGTTCGTTATTAAGTTTAGACGATAACCATATTTGGGTATTAAAGGCTACCGTACCGCGTGATAAATTACGCGAACGCTTTAAGAAGAATCCGGCCTTAGCTTTAAAAGTAATTGCCGCCAGCTTTGAGGGTAAAAGCGATATGAAAAAGGTTAAAGCCGAGCTTTCGCCTACCGACAGCGAAGGCATACTCTCGAATAGCGAATGGAGCAGCTTTAGCAGTGAAGCCCGTAAGATACTTAAAACCGATAGCGAGTTTGGTAATGTGGCCAGCAAAGGGGATAGTTTTACCTTGCGTACCAGCCCGGCTTCGCTGGAAGAAAAACTCTCTAACAACTTTAAATCAGAAACTAACTTCTTTAAACGCATTATTATCCTCGAAGAGTTTTTACAGGCCGCTGAAGCCGGTAACGAATATTTTGATGATATGTTTAATTACTTTTTTAACTACTTAAAAGCTCCTATTACCAGCGAACAGGTGGTAGCCAGTTATTTATTAGTACAAAAATTATTAAAAACTACGGTGGTTAGTGTAACCTTGCCTTATAGTTTTAACGATTTGTGCAGTGATATTGACGATATTGAAGCCACCTTTGCTAAGCTGGAAAGTGTTAATTTAAAAGAAGATTTTTTACAATTAGTCTTGCGTAATTTAGATAATTGGCAAGAATTATTTATTATGTTATTGCCGCAGTACCCAAGCGCTACCATTATTAACGAATTAAAACGAGTAGGCCGTAATGAGGAAATAAAAAAAGCTTTTAGCCTTATTACAGAGCGTTATCGTTTATCTTACGAGCCGTTTTTTTGGTTAGCCGAGCATGTGCATAATAGCGAGGATAGATATGAAATTAAGCTAGAAAAAGTAGCTATCAATTTAATCCATCTGCTAGATATTACGGCGCGTAATGTAACCCAAAAGCGCGATTTAGCCGGCAGTAAACGGTATTATCGCCAGCTGCTTACTATTTTATTTAAAAACGGCCTGCTTTATACGGTGATAGAAGAAGGTGATGAAGAATTAGCCAACCGCCTTTATGGTTTATTAAGTGATGTTAATGAGATAGATGGTAACTATCTTAATGAACTTGCCAACCAAATTAAAGATAAGCACCCCAATTTAAAATTAGTTAAAACTACTATTAGGCAAAAGAGCGAAGCCGCTAAGAGCAGCAGCCGAGCGGCCGGCCCCGTTTGGGCTACCGAAAAGAGTTACTTAGAGAAATCGGCCGAGCTTAAAAACCTTACCGAAGTGGAAATTCCTAAAAACTCGGCCGAGATTGGCGAAGCCATTAAGAAGGGCGACCTTAAGGAAAATGCCGAGTATATTTTTGGTAAAGAGCGTCAAGAGCAGTTGCAGCAAGAGGTAGGCAGGTTGCAAAAAGATTTAGGTAACCTGCGTATTTTTGAAGAAGCTAATGTGGATACCAAACAGGTATCGTTTGGTACGGTGGTAACCCTGCAAATTACCGGCGGTAAAAAAAAAGAGGTGTATACCATACTTGGCCCATGGGAGAGCAATCCCGATAAAAAAATTCTTAGTTACTTAGCTCCCTTTGCCGAAAAACTGTTGGGTGCCAAAATGGGTGAAAGTTTAGCCTTTACCCTTAACGACCGTCGCTATAAATATGATGTGATTGAGATAACTAAGGCTAATTTTTAG
- a CDS encoding Dam family site-specific DNA-(adenine-N6)-methyltransferase, which translates to MSAALLFEQPTIARPVLKWAGGKGRLLKQFEEYYPYQLENGMINCYVEPFLGGGALYFALSVKYKIKQAYLYDLNQDLILTYNVVQKRANDLLKILEAYQKRYDETPTEERNTLFLSIRKDFNESKPEIDYKNISKDWVLRAAQFIFLNKTCFNGLFRVNQKGKFNVPFGKYKTVKIYDPTNIKAVSKCLKNAEIIHAEYFNCYPHINEQTFVYFDPPYRPLSSTSSFTTYTGFEFTDKNQLELANFFKKLDKEQGAKLMLSNSDSTNINPNDSFFEEAYKGYNFFKVSASRAINCKADGRGKINELLITNYERSERLTTNHGKRYLINIA; encoded by the coding sequence ATGAGCGCGGCGCTTTTATTTGAACAACCTACTATTGCCCGTCCTGTTTTAAAGTGGGCGGGCGGTAAAGGACGGCTTTTAAAACAGTTTGAAGAGTATTACCCGTACCAATTAGAAAATGGCATGATAAATTGTTACGTAGAGCCATTTCTTGGTGGTGGGGCATTATATTTTGCTCTTTCAGTGAAGTATAAGATAAAGCAAGCTTATCTTTATGATTTAAACCAAGACCTTATTTTAACCTATAATGTTGTGCAAAAAAGAGCTAACGATTTATTAAAAATTTTAGAAGCTTATCAAAAGCGTTACGATGAAACACCTACAGAAGAAAGAAATACGCTTTTTCTCTCTATTCGCAAAGATTTTAACGAAAGCAAGCCCGAAATAGATTACAAAAATATATCGAAAGATTGGGTGTTAAGAGCTGCTCAGTTTATTTTTTTAAATAAAACTTGTTTTAATGGGTTATTTAGAGTTAATCAAAAAGGTAAATTTAATGTACCATTCGGCAAATATAAAACGGTAAAAATTTATGACCCTACTAATATTAAAGCCGTTTCTAAGTGTTTAAAAAATGCAGAGATAATTCATGCAGAGTATTTTAATTGTTATCCACATATAAATGAGCAAACTTTTGTCTATTTTGACCCACCGTACAGGCCACTATCTTCTACTTCAAGCTTTACCACCTATACGGGTTTTGAGTTTACAGATAAAAACCAATTAGAGTTAGCCAATTTTTTTAAGAAGCTGGACAAAGAACAGGGGGCTAAGCTTATGCTCTCTAACTCTGACTCAACGAACATTAACCCTAATGATAGTTTTTTTGAAGAAGCTTATAAGGGCTACAATTTTTTTAAAGTTTCTGCCAGCAGAGCTATTAACTGCAAAGCAGATGGGCGAGGAAAAATAAATGAATTACTTATTACAAATTATGAGAGGAGCGAAAGATTAACCACAAACCATGGCAAGCGATATTTGATAAATATAGCATAA
- the coaD gene encoding pantetheine-phosphate adenylyltransferase, producing the protein MIKALFPGNFDPPTYGHFNIVARASRLFDKLDVVISVNPNKTPFFTTQERVELMQKYCAEYKNVTVTHWQGLTVDYARHNNINIIVRGLRPLSDFAYEFEIASINHQLNNEVETMFIPTIPKYSVLRSSSLKEMALFGAEINSLAPPEIIAMVKERIKVDNNS; encoded by the coding sequence ATGATTAAAGCGCTTTTTCCCGGCAACTTCGACCCGCCAACTTACGGCCACTTTAACATTGTGGCCCGCGCCAGCCGTCTTTTTGATAAGCTTGATGTTGTTATTTCGGTAAATCCCAATAAAACCCCCTTTTTTACCACTCAAGAACGGGTAGAGCTTATGCAAAAATATTGCGCCGAATATAAAAACGTAACGGTTACCCACTGGCAAGGCCTTACCGTAGACTATGCCCGCCATAATAATATTAATATTATTGTGCGCGGCCTGCGCCCGCTCTCCGATTTTGCCTACGAATTTGAGATAGCCAGCATTAACCATCAATTAAATAACGAAGTAGAAACGATGTTTATCCCCACTATTCCTAAATATTCTGTTTTACGCTCGTCTTCTTTAAAAGAGATGGCTTTATTTGGGGCCGAAATTAACAGCTTAGCCCCGCCCGAAATTATTGCTATGGTTAAAGAACGCATTAAAGTAGATAATAACTCATAG
- a CDS encoding TatD family hydrolase, translating to MSFCFNLIDNHFHYKKEGAGVAVNIDEAFNLGLLAAIEAGTNLEDIAERLTYVNSHKNLFATVGVHPEYATPQVIEQLPALNQYLSHPKVVAIGEIGLDYSYSTDKKLQQNLFAGQLQLAKANHKLIMLHIRDAHADTLAMVDEAGLTGGVVHCFSADVATAKAWLDRGFYLSFPGIITFKNGESCRQSAAYTPIDRLFCETDAPWLAPVPVRGKENSPIYVRYIYDELAKLKNMSLAQLAAAIKDNFESLYKVTL from the coding sequence ATGTCGTTTTGTTTTAATTTAATAGATAACCATTTTCATTATAAAAAAGAAGGGGCCGGTGTAGCGGTAAATATCGATGAAGCTTTTAATTTAGGGCTGCTGGCCGCCATCGAGGCCGGCACTAACCTTGAAGACATTGCCGAGCGTTTAACTTATGTAAATAGTCATAAAAATTTATTTGCTACCGTTGGGGTGCACCCCGAATATGCCACCCCGCAGGTAATAGAGCAACTGCCGGCGCTTAATCAATATTTAAGCCACCCTAAAGTAGTGGCCATTGGCGAAATAGGGCTGGATTATAGTTATAGCACCGATAAAAAATTACAGCAAAATTTATTTGCCGGCCAGCTACAGTTAGCTAAAGCTAACCATAAACTTATTATGCTGCATATCCGCGATGCGCACGCCGATACTTTAGCAATGGTAGATGAAGCCGGCTTAACCGGCGGCGTGGTACATTGCTTTAGCGCCGATGTAGCCACCGCTAAGGCTTGGCTGGACAGGGGGTTTTATCTCTCGTTCCCCGGTATTATTACCTTTAAAAACGGCGAAAGTTGCCGCCAAAGCGCTGCCTACACCCCTATCGATAGATTATTTTGCGAAACCGATGCCCCATGGCTGGCACCAGTGCCGGTGCGCGGCAAGGAAAACAGCCCTATCTATGTACGTTATATTTACGATGAACTGGCTAAGCTAAAAAATATGAGCTTAGCCCAACTGGCTGCTGCTATTAAAGATAATTTTGAGAGTTTATATAAAGTTACTTTGTAG
- a CDS encoding Fic family protein, producing the protein MIMLELNQIKRLHEKMMNATGGLVGIKDESLLASALAVAFQTVDGKELYSSNIEKIARITYGIVSNHPFLDGNKRMGTYIMLTLLELNHIKAGFTDDDIIYIGLELASGKMNNKQLLKLILDRVSR; encoded by the coding sequence ATGATAATGCTAGAGCTTAATCAAATTAAGCGCTTGCATGAAAAGATGATGAATGCAACAGGCGGTTTAGTTGGAATTAAAGATGAATCTTTGTTAGCTTCTGCTTTGGCTGTAGCATTTCAAACAGTTGATGGTAAAGAGTTATATTCATCAAATATAGAAAAAATTGCACGTATTACTTATGGTATTGTGAGTAACCACCCCTTTTTAGATGGTAATAAACGTATGGGTACTTATATTATGCTAACTCTTTTAGAGTTAAACCATATTAAAGCAGGATTTACAGATGATGACATAATCTATATCGGCCTTGAGCTTGCCAGTGGTAAAATGAATAATAAGCAGTTACTTAAACTTATATTGGATAGGGTTAGCCGCTAA
- a CDS encoding cupin domain-containing protein → MSVTFGNEVSGKAGDTGISRKVLSYNNDIMLVEVSVTAGNQVAVHSHPHKQISYVAKGSFEVTINDQNYTLTAGDSFMPLPNEPHGAKALSDGMLIEFFSPIREDFLQ, encoded by the coding sequence ATGAGCGTAACTTTTGGTAACGAAGTAAGCGGCAAAGCCGGCGATACCGGTATCAGCCGTAAAGTGTTAAGTTACAATAACGATATAATGCTGGTAGAGGTTAGCGTAACGGCCGGTAATCAAGTGGCGGTACATAGCCACCCTCACAAACAGATAAGTTATGTAGCTAAAGGCAGCTTTGAAGTTACCATTAATGACCAAAACTACACCTTAACGGCCGGCGACAGTTTTATGCCCTTGCCTAATGAACCGCACGGGGCCAAAGCTTTAAGCGATGGTATGCTGATTGAATTTTTTAGCCCTATCCGCGAAGATTTTTTGCAATAA
- the mltG gene encoding endolytic transglycosylase MltG: MKKFLLRLVIFSLAFTVTIAAILAISAYNFNRPTTLNSEANFTVAAGAGASQIAINLQSAGLIRNATFFRIHARFTGNQSLFRAGSYTIPAGLTTAAISQLLVEGVPDILYSVTIPEGRTLRQTANILYNNGFIADPADFITAASNPELLQRWHILADTAQGFLFPSTYRMPKPYPAERIAELMIRTFYQQLATVAPWWDTLTLQELNYRVNMAGLVEKEYRVPGEAALMASVFFNRLERGIRLESCASVVYVITEILGRPHPTRLFYVDLDIDHPYNVYRNHGLPPSPISSPGLVALNAAFNPATTNYLFFVVNEAATGIPGSHQFSETYAQHLQGREAYILATFSPQY; encoded by the coding sequence ATGAAAAAATTTTTACTGCGTTTAGTCATTTTTAGTTTAGCTTTTACCGTAACAATCGCCGCTATTTTAGCTATTAGCGCCTATAACTTTAACCGTCCTACAACCTTAAACAGCGAGGCTAATTTTACGGTAGCCGCTGGGGCTGGGGCCAGTCAAATTGCCATCAATTTGCAAAGTGCCGGTTTAATACGCAACGCCACTTTTTTTCGTATCCATGCTCGTTTTACCGGTAATCAATCACTTTTTAGAGCCGGTAGCTACACCATTCCTGCCGGTTTAACTACCGCCGCTATCTCGCAGCTTTTAGTAGAAGGTGTACCCGATATTCTTTACAGCGTTACCATTCCCGAAGGACGCACCTTAAGGCAAACCGCCAATATTTTATATAACAATGGTTTTATAGCCGATCCGGCCGATTTTATCACCGCCGCCAGCAATCCCGAATTATTGCAACGCTGGCATATTTTAGCCGATACGGCGCAAGGTTTCTTGTTTCCCAGCACCTATCGTATGCCCAAGCCTTACCCGGCCGAACGTATTGCCGAGTTGATGATTCGCACCTTTTATCAGCAACTTGCCACTGTAGCTCCGTGGTGGGATACCCTTACTCTGCAAGAACTTAACTATCGTGTTAATATGGCCGGCCTTGTAGAAAAAGAGTACCGTGTACCCGGCGAAGCTGCTTTGATGGCCAGCGTTTTTTTTAACCGCCTCGAGCGCGGCATAAGGTTGGAAAGCTGCGCCAGTGTGGTTTACGTCATAACCGAAATACTAGGCCGCCCGCACCCTACTCGTCTTTTTTATGTCGACCTTGATATAGACCACCCTTACAATGTTTACCGCAATCATGGCCTGCCGCCTTCACCAATTAGCAGCCCGGGCCTAGTTGCTCTTAATGCCGCCTTTAACCCGGCTACTACCAACTACCTCTTTTTTGTGGTAAACGAGGCGGCCACCGGGATACCCGGCAGTCACCAATTTTCGGAGACTTACGCCCAGCACTTACAAGGCAGAGAAGCTTATATTTTGGCTACCTTTAGCCCACAGTATTAA
- a CDS encoding site-specific DNA-methyltransferase, with protein sequence MLEKNYNQKWNDYIDWYITLTKESMRVLKPDGNLFMMNYPKQNAYLRVKYLDDNSYNVNDYVWVYNTNVGHSPHKFTTAHRSILHATKVKDNKFYKNQVAVPYQNPTDKRIKARIEAGYIGRR encoded by the coding sequence ATGCTGGAAAAAAATTATAACCAAAAGTGGAATGATTATATAGATTGGTATATAACTTTAACTAAAGAGAGTATGAGGGTGTTAAAACCTGATGGCAATTTGTTTATGATGAATTACCCTAAACAGAATGCCTATTTAAGAGTTAAATACTTAGATGATAACTCTTATAATGTCAATGATTATGTTTGGGTATATAATACGAATGTAGGGCATAGCCCGCATAAATTTACTACTGCCCATCGTTCTATTTTACATGCGACAAAAGTTAAAGATAATAAATTTTATAAAAACCAAGTGGCCGTCCCCTATCAAAACCCTACAGATAAAAGAATAAAAGCCAGAATAGAGGCTGGCTATATCGGAAGACGGTAA
- the dnaJ gene encoding molecular chaperone DnaJ, translating to MAKRDYYEVLGITKTATEDEIKKAYRKLAIQYHPDKNPGSKEAEDKFKEATEAYEILSTPEKRKAYDAYGFAGVENAGGAGFNPNAFRGFEDIFGQGFRGFEDIFGSFFGGGGRSRQQRGQPRGADLRYDLKITLKEASFGSHKEISYESLASCDLCHGSGAKEGTSRKTCTTCGGRGQVQQSAGFFSVSRPCPTCHGEGTIVESPCTKCRGRGVVSQKHTLSINIPAGIDDGQRLRLEGRGDAAPQGGRSGDLYVYIKILADKYFERSGYDLYLAMPINFNKAVLGGDLIVATLDDEKVKVKIPAASHDGELLRIKGKGATVMNNNKRGDMYVKLKISIPKKISGKLKDLLVEYGKEVADSDTAEPIALKDLK from the coding sequence ATGGCAAAAAGAGATTATTACGAAGTACTAGGCATAACTAAAACAGCCACCGAAGACGAAATTAAAAAGGCCTACCGCAAACTGGCCATACAATATCACCCCGATAAAAACCCCGGCAGCAAAGAGGCCGAAGATAAATTTAAAGAGGCTACCGAAGCCTACGAGATACTCTCTACCCCCGAAAAACGTAAAGCTTACGATGCCTACGGTTTTGCTGGGGTAGAAAATGCCGGCGGCGCCGGTTTTAACCCTAATGCCTTTAGGGGCTTTGAGGACATCTTTGGGCAAGGTTTTAGGGGTTTTGAAGATATATTTGGCTCGTTTTTTGGCGGCGGGGGCCGTAGCCGCCAGCAACGGGGCCAGCCGCGTGGCGCCGATTTACGTTACGATTTAAAAATTACTTTAAAAGAGGCCAGCTTTGGCAGCCATAAAGAGATAAGTTACGAATCGCTTGCCAGCTGCGATTTATGCCACGGCAGCGGCGCTAAAGAGGGTACCAGCCGTAAAACTTGTACCACTTGTGGCGGGCGCGGCCAAGTGCAGCAATCGGCGGGCTTTTTTAGTGTTTCGCGCCCTTGCCCTACCTGCCATGGCGAAGGCACCATCGTTGAAAGTCCCTGTACAAAATGTCGCGGGCGCGGTGTGGTGAGCCAAAAGCATACTTTATCTATTAATATTCCCGCCGGTATCGATGACGGCCAGCGGCTGCGGCTAGAGGGGCGCGGTGATGCTGCTCCGCAAGGAGGTCGCAGCGGCGATTTATACGTTTACATTAAAATATTAGCTGACAAATACTTTGAGCGCAGTGGCTACGATTTATATTTGGCTATGCCCATTAACTTTAATAAGGCGGTACTCGGCGGCGATTTAATTGTGGCCACCCTTGATGACGAAAAAGTTAAAGTTAAAATACCGGCTGCCAGCCACGATGGCGAACTGCTGCGGATTAAAGGCAAAGGCGCTACGGTGATGAACAACAATAAGCGCGGCGATATGTATGTTAAGCTTAAAATTAGCATTCCTAAAAAGATAAGTGGTAAGCTAAAAGATTTATTAGTGGAATACGGCAAAGAGGTAGCCGACAGCGATACTGCTGAGCCGATTGCTTTAAAAGACCTTAAATAA